One stretch of Gavia stellata isolate bGavSte3 chromosome 25, bGavSte3.hap2, whole genome shotgun sequence DNA includes these proteins:
- the DUSP14 gene encoding dual specificity protein phosphatase 14 — protein sequence MTSRSHNSLPRTLMAPRMLSEGALGGIAQITPSLYLSRGSVASNRHLLLSRGITCIINATIEIPNFNWPQFEYVKVPLADMPNAPISLYFDSVADKINSVARKHGATLVHCAAGVSRSATLCIAYLMKYHKASLFEAYNWVKSRRPVIRPNVGFWRQLIDYERKLFGKTTVKMVQTPYGIIPDVYERERRPLMPYWGI from the coding sequence ATGACCTCCAGAAGCCACAACTCCTTACCGAGAACTCTGATGGCTCCACGAATGCTTTCCGAAGGTGCCCTCGGGGGCATCGCCCAAATCACCCCCTCGCTGTACCTGAGCCGGGGCAGCGTCGCCTCCAACCGGCACCTGCTCCTCTCCCGGGGAATCACCTGCATCATCAATGCGACCATCGAGATTCCCAATTTTAACTGGCCCCAGTTTGAATACGTGAAAGTGCCTTTGGCTGACATGCCCAACGCCCCCATCTCCCTGTACTTCGACAGCGTCGCCGACAAGATAAACAGCGTGGCGCGGAAGCACGGGGCCACCCTAGTCCACTGTGCCGCCGGCGTGAGCAGGTCGGCCACCCTCTGCATCGCCTACCTGATGAAGTACCACAAGGCGTCCCTCTTTGAGGCATACAACTGGGTCAAATCGAGACGCCCCGTTATACGCCCCAACGTGGGCTTCTGGAGGCAACTGATAGACTACGAGAGGAAGCTCTTTGGGAAGACGACGGTTAAAATGGTACAGACACCATATGGCATCATCCCAGACGTTtatgagagagagaggagacCCCTGATGCCTTACTGGGGAATTTAA